The following are from one region of the Rhizobium sullae genome:
- a CDS encoding PH domain-containing protein has translation MGLFDGFLGHGSKVDPTELNKRLNGVLIEGEQPQLAFKIIRDFFVFTQWRLILVDIQGITGSKVDYMSVPYKAITRFSVETAGTFDLESELKIWVSGTSDPIQKTLKKGTDVRGIQRALATAIFR, from the coding sequence ATGGGATTGTTTGACGGGTTTCTTGGTCATGGTTCAAAGGTCGATCCGACCGAGCTCAACAAGCGTTTGAATGGCGTCTTGATCGAAGGCGAGCAGCCCCAACTGGCGTTCAAGATTATCCGCGATTTCTTTGTCTTCACGCAGTGGCGCCTCATTCTGGTGGACATTCAGGGGATCACCGGTAGCAAAGTCGACTACATGTCAGTGCCCTATAAGGCGATAACCCGTTTTTCGGTAGAAACTGCGGGCACGTTCGACCTGGAATCGGAACTCAAGATTTGGGTCTCCGGAACATCCGATCCCATCCAAAAAACCCTTAAGAAGGGCACGGATGTTCGCGGCATTCAGCGCGCACTGGCCACCGCTATTTTTCGCTAG